A DNA window from Seriola aureovittata isolate HTS-2021-v1 ecotype China chromosome 8, ASM2101889v1, whole genome shotgun sequence contains the following coding sequences:
- the LOC130173088 gene encoding calcium-binding protein 1-like produces MGNCTKPSMKDKMTKGVMEGPLRGKVRAAGQQGLQPEGQEDQDTEDKPFNDPVGALVKNCNMLHNIVGPACIFLKRGFSQTLLTLAPALHHASCVIPPHHLSLVRVRRSNLLAPLMLKEVDHSVPWKIID; encoded by the exons ATGGGCAACTGCACCAAACCATCTATGAAAGACAAAATGACGAAG GGGGTAATGGAGGGGCCCCTCCGGGGTAAGGTGAGGGCAGCGGGCCAGCAGGGTCTGCAGCCAGAGGGACAGGAGGATCAGGACACGGAGGATAAGCCGTTCAACGATCCCGTCGGTGCCTTGGTGAAGAACTGCAACATGCTGCACAACATCGTGGGTCCGGCCTGTATCTTCCTTAAGCGGGGCTTTTCTCAGACACTC CTGACCCTCGCTCCTGCTCTCCACCATGCCAGCTGTGTCATCCCACCACATCACCTCTCTCTGGTCCGGGTCAGACGATCAAACCTCTTGGCACCACTCATGCTGAAAGAGGTCGATCATTCAGTTCCATGGAAAATTATTGACTGA
- the cryba1l1 gene encoding crystallin, beta A1, like 1 isoform X2, which produces MYRTTRSPMMQPLVNSGMGVAPFFKVTVFEQEHFQGKCLEFTSECCNIQECGLDNIRSIRVESGAWVGFEHHDFQGQQFILERGEYPHWDAYSGSLSYHVERLMSLRPIYCASHQSSRMIIFERENFMGRSVEICDDYPSLQGMGWMMPEVGSMHVQCGAFVCYQYPGYRGQQYIMECERHSGDYQHWRNWGSHCQTPQIQSIRRIQH; this is translated from the exons ATGTACAGAACTACAAGATCCCCAATGATGCAGCCACTGGTCAACTCAGGAATGGGTGTGGCTCCTTTCTtcaag GTGACTGTGTTCGAGCAGGAGCATTTCCAGGGCAAGTGCCTGGAGTTCACCTCCGAGTGCTGCAACATCCAGGAGTGTGGACTGGACAACATCCGCTCCATCAGGGTGGAGAGCGGAGC CTGGGTGGGTTTTGAGCACCATGACTTCCAGGGCCAGCAGTTCAtcctggagagaggagagtacCCCCACTGGGACGCTTACAGCGGTTCCCTCTCCTACCACGTGGAGCGCCTCATGTCTCTGCGCCCCATCTACTGCGCC TCCCACCAGAGTAGTCGCATGATCATCTTTGAGAGAGAGAACTTCATGGGCCGCAGTGTGGAGATCTGTGACGACTACCCCTCTCTGCAGGGCATGGGCTGGATGATGCCTGAAGTTGGCTCCATGCATGTGCAGTGCGGCGC CTTTGTGTGCTACCAGTACCCTGGCTATAGGGGCCAGCAGTACATCATGGAgtgtgagagacacagtggAGACTACCAGCACTGGAGGAACTGGGGCTCTCACTGCCAGACCCCCCAGATCCAGTCCATCAGGCGCATCCAGCACTGA
- the cryba1l1 gene encoding crystallin, beta A1, like 1 isoform X1 yields MADALIYSLSCLVFLTSFSLSSCSTAGVKMYRTTRSPMMQPLVNSGMGVAPFFKVTVFEQEHFQGKCLEFTSECCNIQECGLDNIRSIRVESGAWVGFEHHDFQGQQFILERGEYPHWDAYSGSLSYHVERLMSLRPIYCASHQSSRMIIFERENFMGRSVEICDDYPSLQGMGWMMPEVGSMHVQCGAFVCYQYPGYRGQQYIMECERHSGDYQHWRNWGSHCQTPQIQSIRRIQH; encoded by the exons ATGGCTGATGCTCTGATATATTCCCTATCCTGCCTGGTTTTCCttacctccttctctctgtcctcatgttCCACCGCAGGCGTAAAGATGTACAGAACTACAAGATCCCCAATGATGCAGCCACTGGTCAACTCAGGAATGGGTGTGGCTCCTTTCTtcaag GTGACTGTGTTCGAGCAGGAGCATTTCCAGGGCAAGTGCCTGGAGTTCACCTCCGAGTGCTGCAACATCCAGGAGTGTGGACTGGACAACATCCGCTCCATCAGGGTGGAGAGCGGAGC CTGGGTGGGTTTTGAGCACCATGACTTCCAGGGCCAGCAGTTCAtcctggagagaggagagtacCCCCACTGGGACGCTTACAGCGGTTCCCTCTCCTACCACGTGGAGCGCCTCATGTCTCTGCGCCCCATCTACTGCGCC TCCCACCAGAGTAGTCGCATGATCATCTTTGAGAGAGAGAACTTCATGGGCCGCAGTGTGGAGATCTGTGACGACTACCCCTCTCTGCAGGGCATGGGCTGGATGATGCCTGAAGTTGGCTCCATGCATGTGCAGTGCGGCGC CTTTGTGTGCTACCAGTACCCTGGCTATAGGGGCCAGCAGTACATCATGGAgtgtgagagacacagtggAGACTACCAGCACTGGAGGAACTGGGGCTCTCACTGCCAGACCCCCCAGATCCAGTCCATCAGGCGCATCCAGCACTGA
- the LOC130173085 gene encoding calcium-binding protein 2-like — MFMIIREPSAGGGGAGAMSAPPERSAKQVQAAIKRKMEKQRRRTNEQGGGGGGSGDAQTASTQPPLRHQRSSQIPQTMTAAAAEDREMLEEMMEGPQRREREKEKEGEPVDLLPIVDSVFGQDRELRPEEIDELREAFVEFDKNKDGYISHKDLGECMRTMGYMPTEMELIELSQQICGGKVDFEDFVELMGPKMLAETADMIGVKELRDAFKEFDSNGDGQISLTELREAMKKLMGEQVTNREINEILRDVDLNGDGLVDFEEFVRMMSR; from the exons ATGTTCATGATCATTCGAGAGCCGTCCGCCGGAGGAGGCGGTGCTGGAGCGATGAGCGCGCCACCGGAGAGGAGTGcaaaacag GTGCAGGCCGCTAtcaagaggaagatggagaagcagaggaggcGAACCAACGAGCagggagggggtggtggtggcagTGGAGACGCACAAACTGCTTCTACTCAGCCTCCTCTTCGCCATCAGAGATCCAGTCAGATCCCCCAGACGATGACAGCGGCGGCCGCTGAGGACAGGGAGATGCtggaggagatgatggagggaccacaaaggagagagagggagaaagagaaagagggggagcCCGTCGACCTGCTGCCCATAGTGGACTCTGTGTTTGGACAG GACAGAGAGCTGAGACCAGAGGAGATTGATG AGCTCCGTGAAGCATTTGTGGAGTTTGATAAGAATAAAGACGGCTACATCAGCCATAAAGACCTGGGAGAGTGTATGAGGACCATGGGATACATGCCCACAGAGATGGAGCTCATCGAGCTGAGCCAGCAGATCT GTGGAGGTAAAGTGGACTTTGAGGACTTTGTGGAGCTGATGGGACCCAAGATGCTGGCGGAGACAGCAGACATGATCGGAGTCAAAGAACTACGAGATGCATTCAAAGAG TTTGACTCTAACGGTGACGGGCAGATCAGCCTAACGGAGCTGCGTGAGGCCATGAAGAAGCTGATGGGAGAACAAGTGACCAACAGAGAGATCAACGAGATCCTCCGAGATGTCGACCTCAACGGAGACGGTCTGGTGGACTTCGAGG aGTTTGTGCGGATGATGTCCCGCTGA
- the LOC130173074 gene encoding uncharacterized protein LOC130173074, whose protein sequence is MWCYQKPGFEAHLLAELQRQQQCSQFCDTLLKAEGVSVPAHSCVLSAISPHVSSALSSTPAPPAGQSHLLEFRALGACTLLHMVRLLYSGEMAGEGETEKQEAISAAAKLGIHGLVEVKKSDHKSRNEGGGGQLTEVGVQTEPLMLEQNEGRRGKWRREVRDGSTFLWKDTLSDGEKDMWTQTEELEVNTAPPTHSAASFETTDLTALQGLGQTDSHFVPPQIPYVPISLVYPPEQNQTPQPSSFPAASMQDTTTAAHTSVTVLAPPYTPVLPSILPFSTETALCDAGPHSWWTGPQGAARDVVEGEEWEGKQLEQFQGNIPGFINYFLNADKEEGPRRGRPRRRRGAGVGDARRAGTGERRARRPRARTAGRGRGRLMQTVDVQDVGVSRLQKLFLQRSGMRTSRTGQGGGAAGRKLYLRAREHLKPTRRYQRRGRCGKEWEVSQSGDILPYSVGGGGDTQQFKQDSVPVGRAQRARAKSTASVSFPCPPPPMRFYNIHTLSSPSPSIQPSPSPIMLSTAAPYVLPATSLLHTTTLPSPAPPPHQDQPEQIDRLLEEVMMGLDILPNNNNSTPHSQPPLPASSSSCTYTSSGKNLTQSKLGCTTGLLEAGPGVQGSSQVVAVGASSSTFGEVPDLQQQGEGELNDMLNHFLQSFERHINSCSAREEEGKDGETPTEAIKSNTVRNNYKKNKIWTVAADSTRLQNTLVHRPVMRSQTAELQQSDEAEKQPSRSQPSKASARTPKHAEGEPTKRQSKRRKNQYLFSLERKRVKKPVSTSDAKIKILHDREDKQLKQMPVVKLERRVPLPVRVKLQEHSCQSLEIMDPAKVKTSSSSVKYPGGTLSQKNQPVLWSTKTYPIRSRFREAHIMDTLPFLEGQLAEKRPPSAGQPRSRPGRPKKNGQLLSLSNGGSSTPTIQLQPVEHCGTNGQLEKNQELHEEELNVQPQEEAQGPTRRGKKRGESGEETSDDATVAKRVCCEPVAQPTSETCIPSSKSAGFASEQATVEADDVIDVETVSLTSEGDFLQRKEQEDRSTVWREIILRETGESLIDEETEGGLEIIDVDGDTYERADQEKHTDDCRGQTERDHCQSRTAPTLSHFVSPPPNPTKEISERSRGSWEDEDIDVIGGSSPVPDPEVISWAESSEGEEGEGDEDVDVVGEKTGYASSVVFATMIKGELVNQKYKTEVL, encoded by the exons ATGTGGTGCTACCAAAAACCAGGGTTTGAAGCCCACCTCCTcgctgagctgcagagacagcaACAGTGCAGCCAGTTCTGTGACACTCTACTCAAGGCAGAAG GTGTTTCAGTGCCAGCACACAGTTGTGTTCTGTCAGCTATCAGCCCCCATGTCTCCTCCGCTCTGTCCTCCACGCCGGCGCCCCCCGCAGGACAGAGTCATCTCCTGGAGTTTCGGGCACTCGGCGCCTGCACCCTCCTCCACATGGTCAGACTGCTGTACTCCGGAGAGATGGCTGGGGAGGGGGAGACGGAGAAGCAAGAGGCCATTTCTGCTGCCGCCAAGTTGGGCATCCACGGGCTGGTGGAGGTCAAGAAAAGTGATcataaaagcagaaatgagGGTGGAGGAGGCCAGCTCACAGAGGTGGGAGTTCAGACAGAGCCACTGATGCTTGAGCAGAATGAGGGGAGACGGGGcaagtggaggagggaggtgagggatGGGAGCACTTTCCTGTGGAAGGATACACTATCAGATGGTGAAAAAGACAtgtggacacagacagaggagctggaggtaaACACAGCTCCCCCTACTCACTCAGCAGCCTCCTTTGAGACCACTGATCTGACTGCTCTCCAAGGTTTAGGGCAGACAGACTCCCATTTTGTTCCCCCTCAAATTCCCTATGTTCCTATATCCCTCGTCTATCCACCAGAGCAAAACCAAACACCCCAACCTTCCTCTTTTCCTGCAGCCTCTATGCAAGATACcacaacagctgcacacacatctGTTACTGTTCTGGCACCACCTTACACCCCTGTGCTCCCGTCCATCCTGCCTTTTTCCACCGAAACAGCCCTGTGTGACGCTGGCCCTCACAGCTGGTGGACTGGACCTCAAGGAGCAGCCAGAGATGTTGTAGAGGGTGAAGAATGGGAGGGCAAGCAGCTTGAGCAGTTCCAAGGCAACATCCCAGGATTCATCAACTACTTTCTGAAtgcagacaaagaggagggtCCCCGCAGGGGGCGACCAAGGCGGAGGCGGGGGGCAGGGGTTGGAGATGCCAGGAGAGCAGGGACGGGTGAGAGACGAGCCAGGAGACCACGAGCAAGAACGGCAGGGAGGGGGCGAGGAAGGTTAATGCAGACGGTGGATGTGCAGGACGTCGGGGTGAGCAGGCTGCAGAAGCTGTTCCTGCAGAGGTCGGGGATGAGGACATCCAGGACGGGTCAgggtggaggagctgcaggcagGAAGTTGTACCTGAGAGCAAGAGAGCATCTGAAGCCGACCAGGAGgtatcagaggagaggaaggtgcGGCAAAGAGTGGGAGGTCAGCCAGAGTGGAGACATACTGCCATACAgcgtgggaggaggaggagacacacagcagtTTAAACAG GACAGTGTCCCGGTTGGCAGAGCTCAGAGGGCGAGGGCCAAATCAACAGCATCAGTTTCCtttccttgtcctcctcctcccatgcGATTCTACAACATTCATACCTTATCTTCCCCCAGCCCCTCCATCCAGCCTTCTCCGTCTCCCATCATGCTGTCAACTGCAGCCCCCTACGTGCTTCCAGCAACGTCCCTCCTCCACACCACCACCCTCCCTTCTCCGGCCCCTCCACCCCACCAGGACCAGCCCGAGCAAATTGATCGTCTCCTGGAGGAAGTGATGATGGGACTCGACATTttaccaaacaacaacaacagtactCCACATTCTCAACCCCCTCTTCCAGCCAGTAGCAGCAGTTGTACCTACACCTCCTCCGGGAAGAATTTGACACAAAGCAAACTAGGCTGTACTACTGGCCTCCTGGAAGCAGGTCCAGGTGTTCAAGGGTCTTCACAAGTTGTTGCTGTAGGAGCCAGCAGTTCCACTTTTGGTGAGGTACctgatctgcagcagcagggagagggagagctgaACGATATGCTGAACCACTTCCTCCAGTCGTTTGAGCGACACATTAACAGCTGTAGTGCCAgggaagaggaagggaaggatGGTGAGACCCCCACAGAGGCTATAAAGTCTAACACTGTCCGgaacaattacaaaaaaaacaagatctgGACCGTAGCAGCCGACTCTACTCGACTACAGAACACACTTGTACATCGTCCAGTCATGCGCTCGCAAACAGCAGAACTGCAGCAGAGTGATGAAGCTGAGAAGCAACCAAGCCGTTCCCAGCCAAGCAAAGCCTCTGCTCGTACACCAAAACATGCTGAGGGAGAACCAACCAAACGGCagagcaagagaagaaaaaaccaATATCTGTTCTCattagagagaaagagggtgaaAAAACCAGTCTCAACAAGTGACGCAAAGATCAAAATCCTTCATGACCGAGAAGACAAACAGCTCAAGCAGATGCCTGTGGTGAAACTGGAGAGGAGAGTCCCGCTGCCCGTCAGAGTTAAACTGCAGGAACACAGCTGTCAGAGTCTGGAAATCATG GATCCTGCAAAAGTAAAGACAAGTTCATCATCAGTGAAATACCCTGGAGGCACATTGTCTCAAAAGAATCAGCCAGTGTTGTGGAGCACAAAGACCTACCCCATCAGGAGTAGGTTTAGAGAAGCACATATCATG GACACTTTGCCCTTTCTTGAGGGGCAGCTCGCAGAGAAACGACCGCCCTCAGCAGGCCAACCGCGCTCCAGGCCAGGCAGGCCCAAGAAAAATGGACAACTTCTCAGTTTATCTAATGGTGGAAGTTCAACACCAACAATTCAGCTGCAGCCTGTAGAGCACTGTGGCACGAATGGACAACTGGAGAAAAATCAAGAGCTACATGAGGAAGAGTTGAATGTCCAGCCACAGGAAGAGGCACAAGGACCCACAAGGaggggaaagaagagaggagagtcTGGGGAGGAGACAAGTGACGATGCCACTGTGGCCAAAAGGGTTTGCTGTGAGCCAGTGGCCCAGCCGACCTCTGAAACATGCATACCCAGCTCTAAATCTGCAGGTTTTGCCTCTGAACAAGCAACCGTAGAGGCAGATGACGTGATCGATGTAGAGACTGTCTCACTGACCAGTGAAGGAGATTTTTtgcaaagaaaagaacaagaagatAGAAGCACAGTGTGGAGAGAAATCATACtcagagaaacaggagaaagtTTGATAGATGAAGAGACGGAGGGCGGTCTTGAGATAATCGATGTGGATGGAGACACTTATGAAAGAGCCGACCAGGAGAAGCACACAGACGACTGccgaggacagacagagagagaccaCTGCCAGAGCAGAACGGCACCGActctgtcacattttgtttcacCTCCTCCAAATCCAACAAAAGAGATAAGTGAGAGGTCGAGAGGAAGCTGGGAAGACGAGGACATTGATGTGATTGGAGGTTCCAGCCCTGTCCCTGATCCGGAGGTCATCAGCTGGGCAGAGTCTTCAGAAGGCGAGGAAGGGGAAGGAGACGAGGACGTGGATGTTGTCGGAGAAAAGACAGGCTATGCTTCATCAGTGGTCTTTGCTACAATGATTAAAGGTGAGCTTGTTAACCAAAAATATAAGACTGAGGTGCTCTGA
- the LOC130173087 gene encoding beta-crystallin B1-like, which translates to MSSGDKSKTSSQTDGKAAQSKKSEMGMMSYKMYVFDQENFQGRMIEISNECMNVCELGMDRVRSLRVECGPFVGFEQMNFCGEMYILEKGEYPRWDSWSNCQKNDYLLSFRPVKMDPEKHKICLYEVGEFKGRKMEIMDDDVPSLFSYGFTDRVGSIIVSCGTWVGYQFPGYRGSQYLLEKGDFRHFNEYGARHPQFQSVRRIRDMQWHQQGCYTMASK; encoded by the exons ATGTCCAGTGGAGATAAGTCCAAGACTTCTTCCCAGACTGACGGGAAGGCTGCTCAGAGCAAGAAGTCTGAGATGGGAATGATGTCCTACAAG ATGTACGTGTTCGACCAGGAGAACTTCCAGGGTCGCATGATCGAGATCAGCAACgagtgcatgaatgtgtgtgagctGGGAATGGACCGCGTGCGTTCCCTGCGCGTTGAGTGTGGACC CTTCGTGGGCTTTGAGCAGATGAACTTCTGTGGTGAGATGTACATCCTGGAGAAGGGAGAGTATCCTCGCTGGGACTCCTGGAGCAACTGCCAGAAGAACGACTACCTGCTGTCCTTCAGGCCTGtcaaaatg GACCCTGAGAAGCACAAGATCTGCCTGTACGAGGTGGGAGAGTTCAAGGGCCGCAAGATGGAGATCATGGACGATGACGTTCCCAGCCTGTTCTCCTATGGCTTCACCGACAGAGTCGGCAGCATCATTGTCAGCTGTGGAAC CTGGGTGGGATACCAGTTCCCTGGATACCGTGGTAGCCAGTACCTGCTGGAGAAGGGCGACTTCAGGCACTTCAACGAGTATGGCGCCCGCCATCCTCAGTTCCAGTCCGTGAGGCGTATCCGTGACATGCAGTGGCACCAACAGGGCTGCTACACCATGGCCAGCAAGTGA